In one Juglans regia cultivar Chandler chromosome 11, Walnut 2.0, whole genome shotgun sequence genomic region, the following are encoded:
- the LOC109009442 gene encoding homeobox-leucine zipper protein HAT22-like encodes MEDDGACNTRLQLRLGLGEHAPRNERHDDDHKAEKSLVCLGLTFALRPEEEGAIDVDHKAADRSSTLKNIDRDDEEEYPNKENDSNYNHNKMIKLEAGGRRKLRLTKEQSILLEDSFKLHSTLNPAQKQILAEQSNLKPRQVEVWFQNKRARTKLKQTEVDHEFLKKWCGSLGDENRRLKKELEELRSLKLVGSGVPSPSYIQLQKAATLRICPSCEKKS; translated from the exons ATGGAAGATGATGGAGCATGCAACACAAGGCTCCAACTTCGACTTGGCTTGGGCGAACATGCTCCGAGGAACGAGAGACACGATGATGATCACAAGGCCGAAAAGTCTCTGGTTTGCTTGGGCTTAACGTTTGCTCTTCGCCCAGAAGAGGAAGGCGCCATCGACGTGGATCATAAGGCAGCTGACAGATCATCGACGCTAAAAAACATCGACAGGGACGATGAAGAAGAATATCcgaataaggaaaatgattccaATTACAACCACAACAAGATGATCAAGCTGGAAGCTGGTGGGAGAAGGAAACTGAGGCTCACTAAAGAGCAATCCATCTTGCTTGAAGACAGCTTCAAACTTCATAGCACCCTTAATCCG GCACAGAAACAGATACTTGCTGAACAATCGAATCTGAAGCCCAGACAGGTGGAAGTTTGGTTCCAAAATAAAAGAGCAAG AACCAAGTTAAAGCAGACAGAAGTAGACCATGAATTCTTGAAGAAATGGTGTGGAAGTCTAGGTGATGAGAATAGAAGATTGAAGAAAGAATTGGAGGAGCTACGATCGCTAAAATTAGTTGGATCAGGAGTACCATCTCCTTCATACATTCAACTCCAAAAGGCTGCAACTCTTAGGATCTGCCCCTCGTGTGAAAAAAAATCCTAG
- the LOC109009452 gene encoding putative receptor-like protein kinase At4g00960: protein MLKLLNHVLSPSLFLFGKLNCTQREREREGGRGREWISPAVVDQVIYHHFVTATETKTVAASSHALCSPIRMPSRVLGPFAPASSALAIQSSSGQWGSPALFFFLGGLLVLVILLILGLIRRICVKPSDVLRPAASKEISFSGNLRTISHFDFQTLKKATQNFHHANLLGKGGFGPVYRGKLEDERLVAVKKLSLDTSRQGESEFLAEVRLITSIQHRNLVYLLGCCSEGPERLLVYEYLKNRSLDFLIYGKGDQFLNWSIRSQIIIGIARGLQYLHEDSHLRIVHRDIKASNILLDDKFQPKIGDFGLARFFPEDQAYLSTNFAGTLGYTAPEYAIRGELSEKADIYSFGVLVLEIIGCRKNTELSLPSEMQYLPEYAWKLYEKSRVLDLIDPKMREDGFVEKDVLQAIHVALLCLQHHANFRPPMSEIVALLTCKVELTKTPLRPLFLDRRRNKDESLSWDTPISYALPSRMQSETPSLPRTPN from the exons ATGCTAAAGCTTCTTAATCatgttctctctccctctctcttcctcttcggAAAACTCAACTgtacccagagagagagagagagagagggagggagagggagagaatggATATCGCCTGCAGTTGTTGATCAAGTTATATATCATCACTTCGTCACTGCAACAGAAACGAAGACAGTAGCAGCATCATCACACGCCCTTTGCTCGCCAATAAGAATGCCTTCCCGAGTACTCGGAC CGTTCGCTCCAGCAAGCTCTGCATTGGCGATACAGAGCTCCTCCGGTCAGTGGGGTTCTCCAGCCTTGTTCTTTTTTCTGGGTGGGTTACTTGTGCTTGTGATATTGCTGATTCTTGGATTAATCCGTCGGATATGCGTGAAACCATCAGATGTGTTGCGGCCTGCAG caTCTAAAGAAATCAGCTTCAGCGGTAATCTCCGAACAATTAGCCATTTTGATTTCCAGACACTGAAGAAGGCAACCCAGAATTTTCATCATGCTAATCTTCTCGGAAAAGGGGGATTTGGGCCTGTTTATCGG gGAAAGTTAGAGGATGAGAGGTTGGTGGCAGTGAAGAAATTGTCACTTGATACATCCCGACAAGGAGAGTCAGAATTTCTTGCAGAGGTGAGGTTGATCACGAGCATCCAACACAGGAACCTGGTTTACCTTCTTGGATGTTGCTCCGAGGGGCCTGAACGGCTACTTGTGTATGAATATCTGAAGAATCGAAGCTTGGACTTCCTAATATATG GAAAAGGTGATCAGTTCCTGAATTGGAGCATCAGATCCCAAATAATAATTGGCATTGCGAGAGGGTTGCAGTACCTACATGAGGATTCGCACTTGAGAATTGTTCACAGAGATATCAAAGCTAGCAACATTCTTCTCGATGACAAATTTCAACCAAAGATTGGAGATTTTGGTCTGGCTAGGTTctttcctgaagatcaagcttaTCTCAGCACTAATTTTGCTGGAACTTT GGGTTATACTGCACCCGAATACGCTATAAGAGGAGAGTTGTCTGAAAAGGCAGACATCTATAGTTTTGGGGTTCTTGTCCTTGAAATAATCGGTTGCAGGAAAAATACAGAATTATCTTTACCCTCGGAAATGCAATATCTTCCTGAATAT GCATGGAAGCTATATGAGAAGTCGAGGGTGCTTGATCTGATTGATCCAAAAATGCGAGAAGATGGATTTGTGGAGAAGGATGTTTTGCAGGCAATCCATGTCGCCTTGCTTTGTCTTCAGCATCATGCAAATTTCAGGCCCCCCATGTCAGAGATCGTGGCCTTATTAACATGCAAAGTTGAATTGACTAAAACACCATTGAGACCGCTCTTCTTGGATCGAAGGCGTAACAAGGATGAAAGCCTTTCTTGGGATACCCCAATATCGTACGCCCTCCCTTCTCGGATGCAGAGTGAGACCCCCTCATTACCCAGAACACCAAATTAA
- the LOC109009451 gene encoding probable xyloglucan endotransglucosylase/hydrolase protein 23, with amino-acid sequence MTSSGSSITTKMVMVFLLSISSLVLAASAGNFYQDFDITWGDGRAKILNNGQLLTLSLDKTSGSGFKSKKEYLFGKIDMQLKLVPGNSAGTVTAYYLSSLGSAHDEIDFEFLGNLSGDPYILHTNVFTQGNGNREQQFYLWFDPTKDFHTYSILWNPQSIIFSVDGTPIRELKNLESKGVPFPKNQPMWIYSSLWNADDWATRGGLVKTDWSQAPFTASYRNFKAQACIWSSGSSSCSSNNSSANSWLTESLDATGQERIKWVQKNYMIYNYCTDIKRFPQGLPPEC; translated from the exons ATGACTAGTTCAGGTAGTTCAATCACGACTAAGATGGTTATGGTTTTTCTTCTATCCATCAGTTCTCTAGTATTGGCAGCATCGGCCGGTAACTTCTACCAAGATTTTGACATCACTTGGGGTGATGGGCGTGCAAAAATACTCAACAACGGCCAGCTTCTAACGCTGTCTCTTGACAAGACCTCTGGCTCTGGTTTTAAGTCGAAGAAGGAATACTTATTTGGCAAGATTGATATGCAGCTAAAGCTGGTGCCCGGCAACTCAGCTGGAACCGTCACCGCTTACTAT CTATCATCTCTGGGGTCAGCTCATGATGAAATCGACTTTGAATTTCTGGGTAACCTAAGTGGAGATCCCTATATCCTCCATACAAATGTCTTTACGCAGGGGAACGGCAATAGGGAGCAACAGTTCTATCTTTGGTTTGACCCCACCAAGGACTTCCACACCTACTCCATTCTATGGAATCCTCAAAGCATTAT tttctccGTGGATGGAACTCCCATTAGAGAGTTGAAGAATTTAGAATCAAAAGGCGTCCCTTTCCCAAAGAACCAACCCATGTGGATATACTCCAGCCTCTGGAATGCCGACGATTGGGCGACACGAGGTGGCCTAGTGAAGACCGATTGGAGCCAAGCTCCATTCACTGCTTCTTATAGAAACTTCAAGGCCCAAGCTTGCATTTGGTCTTCAGGCTCCTCCTCTTGTTCATCCAATAATTCATCCGCTAACTCCTGGTTGACAGAATCCCTTGATGCGACAGGGCAAGAGAGAATAAAATGGGTGCAGAAGAATTACATGATTTACAACTATTGCACTGATATCAAGCGCTTCCCCCAGGGACTCCCTCCCGAATGTTGA